A window of the Halichoerus grypus chromosome 2, mHalGry1.hap1.1, whole genome shotgun sequence genome harbors these coding sequences:
- the CAMTA2 gene encoding calmodulin-binding transcription activator 2 isoform X1: MGTDSPSPRPFRPGVTLPPGALTMNSKDTTEVAENSHHLKIFLPKKLLECLPRCPLLPPERLRWNTNEEIASYLITFEKHDEWLSCAPKTRPQNGSIILYNRKKVKYRKDGYLWKKRKDGKTTREDHMKLKVQGMEPVSWQCLYGCYVHSSIVPTFHRRCYWLLQNPDIVLVHYLNVPALEDCGKGCSPIFCSVSSDRREWLKWSREELLGQLKPMFHGIKWSCGSGTEEFSVEQLVQQILDSHPAKPAPRTHACLCSGGLGSGSLTHKCGSTKHRIISPKVEPRALTLTSVPHPHPPEPPPLIAPLPPELPKAHTSPSSSSSSSSSSSGFAEPLEIRPSPPTSRGGSSRGGTAILLLTGLEQRTGGLTPTRHLAPQADPRPSMSLAVVVGSEASAPPAPPSPAFDPDRFLNSPQRGQTYGGGQGLSPDFPEAEAAHTPCPALEPAAALEPQAARGLPPPPGAGGRRGNRFFIQDDGGGEELKAQGATPPAPSPPPSPPPSPAPLEPAGRGGRGEALFGGAAGASELEPFSLASFPDLMGELISDEAPGAPAPAAQLSPALSTITDFSPEWSYPEGGVKVLITGPWTEAAEHYSCVFDHIAVPASLVQPGVLRCYCPAHEVGLVSLQVAGREGPLSASVLFEYRARRFLSLPSTQLDWLSLDDNQFRMSILERLEQMEKRMADMAAAGQASCRGPDAPPIQDEGQGPGFEARVVVLVESMIPRSTWRGPERLAHGSPFRGMSLLHLAAAQGYARLIETLSQWRSVGTGSLDLEQEADPLNVDHFSCTPLMWACALGHLEAAVLLFRWNRQALSIPDSLGRLPLSVAHSRGHVRLARCLQELQRQEASAEPPLALSPPSSSPDTGLSSVSSPSELSDGTFSVTSAYSSAPDSSPPPAPRPASEIAMQDIVPGQVSSGAPEAPLFLMDCEATNPQGPAPSPPPLPPAPDGGAAPEDTDGPPAVDVIPVDMISLAKQIIEATPERIKREDFSGLPEAGAPMRERTGALGLSETMSWLASYLENVDHFPSSAPPSELPFERGRPAVPPAPSWAEFLSASASGKMESDFALLTLSDHEQRELYEAARVIQTAFRKYKGRRLKEQQEVAAAVIQRCYRKYKQLTWIALKFALYKKMTQAAILIQSKFRSYYEQKRFQQSRRAAVLIQQHYRSYRRRPGPPHRPTGSLPARSKGSFLTKKQDQAARKIMRFLRRCRHRMRELKQNQELEGLPQPGLAT; this comes from the exons ATGGG CAcagactccccctccccccggcccttCAGGCCGGGGGTGACCTTGCCCCCTGGAGCCCTCACCATGAATTCCAAGGACACCACCGAGGTTGCCG AGAACAGCCACCACCTGAAGATCTTTCTTCCCAAGAAGCTGCTGGAGTGTCTTCCTCGCTGTCCGCTGCTGCCGCCAGAGCGACTTCGGTGGAATACAAATGAG GAGATCGCATCCTACTTGATCACTTTTGAGAAGCATGATGAGTGGCTGTCCTGTGCCCCAAAGACAAG GCCTCAGAACGGCTCCATCATCCTCTACAACCGCAAGAAGGTGAAGTACCGGAAGGACGGGTACCTGTGGAAGAAGCGGAAGGATGGGAAGACCACGCGAGAGGACCACATGAAGCTGAAGGTCCAGGGTATGGAG cctgtcTCCTGGCAGTGTCTGTATGGCTGCTACGTTCACTCTTCCATCGTCCCCACATTCCATCGGCGCTGTTACTGGCTGCTGCAG AATCCTGACATCGTGCTTGTGCACTACCTGAACGTCCCAGCCCTGGAGGATTGTGGGAAGGGCTGCAGCCCCATCTTTTGTTCCGTCAGCAGCGACCGTCGCGAGTGGCTCAAGTGGTCCCGGGAGGAGCTGCTGGGGCAGCTGAAGCCCATGT TTCATGGCATCAAGTGGAGCTGTGGGAGCGGGACAGAGGAGTTCTCTGTGGAGCAGTTGGTGCAGCAGATCCTGGACAGCCACCCGGCCAAGCCCGCGCCGCGAACCCACGCCTGCCTCTGCAGCGGGGGCCTCG GTTCCGGGAGCCTCACCCACAAGTGCGGGAGCACGAAACACCGCATCATCTCTCCGAAAGTGGAGCCCCGAGCTTTAACGCTgacctctgtcccccacccccacccccctgagcCCCCTCCGCTGATAGCCCCTCTTCCCCCGGAGCTCCCCAAGGCACacacttctccttcctcttcttcctcctcgtcctcctcttcctccgGCTTTGCAGAACCCCTAGAGATCAGACCTAGCCCTCCCACCTCCCGAGGGGGCTCATCCAGAGGAGGCACCGCAATCCTCCTCCTGACGGGACTGGAGCAGCGGACCGGGGGCTTGACGCCCACCAGGCACTTGGCTCCCCAAGCTGATCCTAGGCCTTCCATGAGCTTGGCTGTGGTCGTAGGCTCTGAGGCCTCTGCCCCAccagctcctcccagccctgcctttgACCCGGATCGTTTTCTCAACAGCCCCCAGAGGGGCCAGACATatggaggggggcaggggttAAGCCCAGACTTCCCCGAGGCAGAGGCCGCCcacaccccctgccctgccctggagcCTGCCGCTGCCCTAGAGCCCCAGGCTGCTCGGGGTCTCCCTCCTCCGCCAGGAGcaggtgggagaagaggaaatCGCTTCTTCATCCAAGACGATGGCGGTGGGGAGGAGCTCAAGGCCCAGGGGGCCACTCCCCCCGCACCTTCACCCCCTCCTTCGCCCCCACCCTCACCTGCCCCCCTGGAGCCAGcaggcaggggaggcagaggggaggcctTGTTTGGAGGAGCTGCTGGGGCCAGCGAACTGGAGCCCTTCAGTCTTGCATCATTCCCAGACCTCATGGGAGAGCTCATCAGCGATGAGGCTCCAGGAGCCCCTGCCCCAGCCGCCCAGCTCTCTCCTGCTCTTAGCACCATCACGGACTTCTCCCCAGAGTGGTCCTACCCGGAG GGTGGTGTCAAGGTGCTCATCACAGGTCCCTGGACAGAGGCCGCTGAGCATTACTCCTGTGTCTTCGATCACATCGCCGTGCCAGCCTCGCTTGTCCAGCCTGGGGTCTTACGCTGCTACTGTCCTG CCCATGAGGTGGGGCTGGTGTCTTTGCAGGTGGCGGGGCGGGAGGGGCCCctttctgcctctgtgctcttTGAGTATCGAGCCCGCCGGTTCCTGTCACTGCCTAGTACTCAGCTCGACTGGTTGTCACTGGACG ACAACCAGTTCCGAATGTCCATTCTGGAGCGGCTAGAGCAGATGGAGAAGCGGATGGCGGACATGGCAGCAGCCGGGCAGGCTTCCTGCCGCGGTCCTGACGCACCTCCAATCCAG GACGAAGGCCAGGGGCCCGGCTTTGAGGCACGTGTGGTGGTCTTGGTAGAGAGCATGATCCCACGCTCCACCTGGAGGGGTCCCGAACGTCTGGCGCACGGAAGCCCCTTCCGGGGCATGAGCCTCCTGCACCTGGCCGCTGCCCAGGGCTACGCGCGCCTCATCGAGACCCTGAGCCAGTGGCG GAGCGTGGGGACTGGGAGCTTGGACCTAGAGCAGGAGGCTGACCCGCTCAACGTGGACCACTTCTCTTGCACCCCTCTG ATGTGGGCCTGCGCCCTGGGCCACCTGGAGGCCGCGGTGCTCCTCTTCCGCTGGAACAGGCAGGCGCTGAGCATCCCCGACTCTCTGGGCCGGCTGCCCCTGTCCGTGGCGCACTCCCGGGGTCACGTGCGCCTCGCCCGCTGTCTGCAGGAGCTGCAGAGACAGGAAGCTTCAGCCGAGCCCCCGCTCGCCCTGTcgcccccctcctccagccccgaCACTG GGCTGAGCAGCGTCTCCTCGCCCTCGGAGCTGTCGGACGGCACCTTCTCCGTCACGTCGGCCTACTCCAGTGCCCCAGACAGCAGTCCTCCGCCTGCGCCTCGGCCGGCCTCCGAGATTGCCATGCAGGACATTGTCCCTGGCCAGGTCTCCTCGGGTGCCCCCGAGGCCCCCCTATTCCTCATGGACTGTGAAGCCACCAACCCCCAGGGGCCAGCCCCCTCACCACCTCCTCTCCCACCAGCCCCGGACGGTGGGGCTGCCCCGGAGGACACGGACGGCCCGCCGGCTGTGGACGTGATCCCG GTGGACATGATCTCACTGGCCAAGCAGATCATCGAAGCCACGCCGGAGCGGATTAAACGAGAGGACTTCTCGGGGCTGCCCGAGGCCGGAGCGCCCATGAGGGAGCGGACAGGGGCCCTGGGGCTCAGCGAGACCATGTCGTGGCTGGCCAGCTACCTGGAGAATGTGGACCATTTCCCCAGCTCAGCCCCTCCCAG CGAACTGCCCTTTGAGCGTGGGCGCCCGGCCGTCCCTCCAGCACCCTCCTGGGCAGAGTTTCTGTCTGCCTCCGCCAGCGGCAAGATGGAGAGTGACTTCGCCCTGCTGACGCTGTCGGATCACGAGCAGCGGGAACTGTACGAGGCGGCTCGCGTCATCCAGACAGCCTTCCGAAAGTACAAG GGCCGGAGGCTGAAGGAGCAGCAGGAGGTGGCTGCGGCCGTGATCCAGCGCTGCTACCGGAAGTACAAGCAG CTGACCTGGATTGCGCTTAAG TTTGCACTCTATAAGAAGATGACCCAGGCGGCCATCCTGATCCAGAGCAAGTTCCGAAGCTACTATGAACAGAAGCGGTTTCAGCAGAGCCGCCGGGCGGCTGTACTCATCCAGCAGCACTACCGCTCCTACCGCCGCCGGCCGGGGCCTCCCCACCGGCCCACGGGCAGCCTGCCCGCCCGCAGCAA AGGCTCCTTTCTCACCAAGAAGCAGGACCAGGCAGCCCGGAAGATCATGAGATTCCTGCGGCGCTGCAGACACAG gatgagggaactgaagcagAACCAGGAGCTGGAAGGGCTCCCCCAGCCCGGACTGGCCACCTGA
- the CAMTA2 gene encoding calmodulin-binding transcription activator 2 isoform X4 has translation MGTDSPSPRPFRPGVTLPPGALTMNSKDTTEVAENSHHLKIFLPKKLLECLPRCPLLPPERLRWNTNEEIASYLITFEKHDEWLSCAPKTRPQNGSIILYNRKKVKYRKDGYLWKKRKDGKTTREDHMKLKVQGMECLYGCYVHSSIVPTFHRRCYWLLQNPDIVLVHYLNVPALEDCGKGCSPIFCSVSSDRREWLKWSREELLGQLKPMFHGIKWSCGSGTEEFSVEQLVQQILDSHPAKPAPRTHACLCSGGLGSGSLTHKCGSTKHRIISPKVEPRALTLTSVPHPHPPEPPPLIAPLPPELPKAHTSPSSSSSSSSSSSGFAEPLEIRPSPPTSRGGSSRGGTAILLLTGLEQRTGGLTPTRHLAPQADPRPSMSLAVVVGSEASAPPAPPSPAFDPDRFLNSPQRGQTYGGGQGLSPDFPEAEAAHTPCPALEPAAALEPQAARGLPPPPGAGGRRGNRFFIQDDGGGEELKAQGATPPAPSPPPSPPPSPAPLEPAGRGGRGEALFGGAAGASELEPFSLASFPDLMGELISDEAPGAPAPAAQLSPALSTITDFSPEWSYPEGGVKVLITGPWTEAAEHYSCVFDHIAVPASLVQPGVLRCYCPAHEVGLVSLQVAGREGPLSASVLFEYRARRFLSLPSTQLDWLSLDDNQFRMSILERLEQMEKRMADMAAAGQASCRGPDAPPIQDEGQGPGFEARVVVLVESMIPRSTWRGPERLAHGSPFRGMSLLHLAAAQGYARLIETLSQWRSVGTGSLDLEQEADPLNVDHFSCTPLMWACALGHLEAAVLLFRWNRQALSIPDSLGRLPLSVAHSRGHVRLARCLQELQRQEASAEPPLALSPPSSSPDTGLSSVSSPSELSDGTFSVTSAYSSAPDSSPPPAPRPASEIAMQDIVPGQVSSGAPEAPLFLMDCEATNPQGPAPSPPPLPPAPDGGAAPEDTDGPPAVDVIPVDMISLAKQIIEATPERIKREDFSGLPEAGAPMRERTGALGLSETMSWLASYLENVDHFPSSAPPSELPFERGRPAVPPAPSWAEFLSASASGKMESDFALLTLSDHEQRELYEAARVIQTAFRKYKGRRLKEQQEVAAAVIQRCYRKYKQFALYKKMTQAAILIQSKFRSYYEQKRFQQSRRAAVLIQQHYRSYRRRPGPPHRPTGSLPARSKGSFLTKKQDQAARKIMRFLRRCRHRMRELKQNQELEGLPQPGLAT, from the exons ATGGG CAcagactccccctccccccggcccttCAGGCCGGGGGTGACCTTGCCCCCTGGAGCCCTCACCATGAATTCCAAGGACACCACCGAGGTTGCCG AGAACAGCCACCACCTGAAGATCTTTCTTCCCAAGAAGCTGCTGGAGTGTCTTCCTCGCTGTCCGCTGCTGCCGCCAGAGCGACTTCGGTGGAATACAAATGAG GAGATCGCATCCTACTTGATCACTTTTGAGAAGCATGATGAGTGGCTGTCCTGTGCCCCAAAGACAAG GCCTCAGAACGGCTCCATCATCCTCTACAACCGCAAGAAGGTGAAGTACCGGAAGGACGGGTACCTGTGGAAGAAGCGGAAGGATGGGAAGACCACGCGAGAGGACCACATGAAGCTGAAGGTCCAGGGTATGGAG TGTCTGTATGGCTGCTACGTTCACTCTTCCATCGTCCCCACATTCCATCGGCGCTGTTACTGGCTGCTGCAG AATCCTGACATCGTGCTTGTGCACTACCTGAACGTCCCAGCCCTGGAGGATTGTGGGAAGGGCTGCAGCCCCATCTTTTGTTCCGTCAGCAGCGACCGTCGCGAGTGGCTCAAGTGGTCCCGGGAGGAGCTGCTGGGGCAGCTGAAGCCCATGT TTCATGGCATCAAGTGGAGCTGTGGGAGCGGGACAGAGGAGTTCTCTGTGGAGCAGTTGGTGCAGCAGATCCTGGACAGCCACCCGGCCAAGCCCGCGCCGCGAACCCACGCCTGCCTCTGCAGCGGGGGCCTCG GTTCCGGGAGCCTCACCCACAAGTGCGGGAGCACGAAACACCGCATCATCTCTCCGAAAGTGGAGCCCCGAGCTTTAACGCTgacctctgtcccccacccccacccccctgagcCCCCTCCGCTGATAGCCCCTCTTCCCCCGGAGCTCCCCAAGGCACacacttctccttcctcttcttcctcctcgtcctcctcttcctccgGCTTTGCAGAACCCCTAGAGATCAGACCTAGCCCTCCCACCTCCCGAGGGGGCTCATCCAGAGGAGGCACCGCAATCCTCCTCCTGACGGGACTGGAGCAGCGGACCGGGGGCTTGACGCCCACCAGGCACTTGGCTCCCCAAGCTGATCCTAGGCCTTCCATGAGCTTGGCTGTGGTCGTAGGCTCTGAGGCCTCTGCCCCAccagctcctcccagccctgcctttgACCCGGATCGTTTTCTCAACAGCCCCCAGAGGGGCCAGACATatggaggggggcaggggttAAGCCCAGACTTCCCCGAGGCAGAGGCCGCCcacaccccctgccctgccctggagcCTGCCGCTGCCCTAGAGCCCCAGGCTGCTCGGGGTCTCCCTCCTCCGCCAGGAGcaggtgggagaagaggaaatCGCTTCTTCATCCAAGACGATGGCGGTGGGGAGGAGCTCAAGGCCCAGGGGGCCACTCCCCCCGCACCTTCACCCCCTCCTTCGCCCCCACCCTCACCTGCCCCCCTGGAGCCAGcaggcaggggaggcagaggggaggcctTGTTTGGAGGAGCTGCTGGGGCCAGCGAACTGGAGCCCTTCAGTCTTGCATCATTCCCAGACCTCATGGGAGAGCTCATCAGCGATGAGGCTCCAGGAGCCCCTGCCCCAGCCGCCCAGCTCTCTCCTGCTCTTAGCACCATCACGGACTTCTCCCCAGAGTGGTCCTACCCGGAG GGTGGTGTCAAGGTGCTCATCACAGGTCCCTGGACAGAGGCCGCTGAGCATTACTCCTGTGTCTTCGATCACATCGCCGTGCCAGCCTCGCTTGTCCAGCCTGGGGTCTTACGCTGCTACTGTCCTG CCCATGAGGTGGGGCTGGTGTCTTTGCAGGTGGCGGGGCGGGAGGGGCCCctttctgcctctgtgctcttTGAGTATCGAGCCCGCCGGTTCCTGTCACTGCCTAGTACTCAGCTCGACTGGTTGTCACTGGACG ACAACCAGTTCCGAATGTCCATTCTGGAGCGGCTAGAGCAGATGGAGAAGCGGATGGCGGACATGGCAGCAGCCGGGCAGGCTTCCTGCCGCGGTCCTGACGCACCTCCAATCCAG GACGAAGGCCAGGGGCCCGGCTTTGAGGCACGTGTGGTGGTCTTGGTAGAGAGCATGATCCCACGCTCCACCTGGAGGGGTCCCGAACGTCTGGCGCACGGAAGCCCCTTCCGGGGCATGAGCCTCCTGCACCTGGCCGCTGCCCAGGGCTACGCGCGCCTCATCGAGACCCTGAGCCAGTGGCG GAGCGTGGGGACTGGGAGCTTGGACCTAGAGCAGGAGGCTGACCCGCTCAACGTGGACCACTTCTCTTGCACCCCTCTG ATGTGGGCCTGCGCCCTGGGCCACCTGGAGGCCGCGGTGCTCCTCTTCCGCTGGAACAGGCAGGCGCTGAGCATCCCCGACTCTCTGGGCCGGCTGCCCCTGTCCGTGGCGCACTCCCGGGGTCACGTGCGCCTCGCCCGCTGTCTGCAGGAGCTGCAGAGACAGGAAGCTTCAGCCGAGCCCCCGCTCGCCCTGTcgcccccctcctccagccccgaCACTG GGCTGAGCAGCGTCTCCTCGCCCTCGGAGCTGTCGGACGGCACCTTCTCCGTCACGTCGGCCTACTCCAGTGCCCCAGACAGCAGTCCTCCGCCTGCGCCTCGGCCGGCCTCCGAGATTGCCATGCAGGACATTGTCCCTGGCCAGGTCTCCTCGGGTGCCCCCGAGGCCCCCCTATTCCTCATGGACTGTGAAGCCACCAACCCCCAGGGGCCAGCCCCCTCACCACCTCCTCTCCCACCAGCCCCGGACGGTGGGGCTGCCCCGGAGGACACGGACGGCCCGCCGGCTGTGGACGTGATCCCG GTGGACATGATCTCACTGGCCAAGCAGATCATCGAAGCCACGCCGGAGCGGATTAAACGAGAGGACTTCTCGGGGCTGCCCGAGGCCGGAGCGCCCATGAGGGAGCGGACAGGGGCCCTGGGGCTCAGCGAGACCATGTCGTGGCTGGCCAGCTACCTGGAGAATGTGGACCATTTCCCCAGCTCAGCCCCTCCCAG CGAACTGCCCTTTGAGCGTGGGCGCCCGGCCGTCCCTCCAGCACCCTCCTGGGCAGAGTTTCTGTCTGCCTCCGCCAGCGGCAAGATGGAGAGTGACTTCGCCCTGCTGACGCTGTCGGATCACGAGCAGCGGGAACTGTACGAGGCGGCTCGCGTCATCCAGACAGCCTTCCGAAAGTACAAG GGCCGGAGGCTGAAGGAGCAGCAGGAGGTGGCTGCGGCCGTGATCCAGCGCTGCTACCGGAAGTACAAGCAG TTTGCACTCTATAAGAAGATGACCCAGGCGGCCATCCTGATCCAGAGCAAGTTCCGAAGCTACTATGAACAGAAGCGGTTTCAGCAGAGCCGCCGGGCGGCTGTACTCATCCAGCAGCACTACCGCTCCTACCGCCGCCGGCCGGGGCCTCCCCACCGGCCCACGGGCAGCCTGCCCGCCCGCAGCAA AGGCTCCTTTCTCACCAAGAAGCAGGACCAGGCAGCCCGGAAGATCATGAGATTCCTGCGGCGCTGCAGACACAG gatgagggaactgaagcagAACCAGGAGCTGGAAGGGCTCCCCCAGCCCGGACTGGCCACCTGA
- the CAMTA2 gene encoding calmodulin-binding transcription activator 2 isoform X7, with product MGTDSPSPRPFRPGVTLPPGALTMNSKDTTEVAENSHHLKIFLPKKLLECLPRCPLLPPERLRWNTNEEIASYLITFEKHDEWLSCAPKTRPQNGSIILYNRKKVKYRKDGYLWKKRKDGKTTREDHMKLKVQGMENPDIVLVHYLNVPALEDCGKGCSPIFCSVSSDRREWLKWSREELLGQLKPMFHGIKWSCGSGTEEFSVEQLVQQILDSHPAKPAPRTHACLCSGGLGSGSLTHKCGSTKHRIISPKVEPRALTLTSVPHPHPPEPPPLIAPLPPELPKAHTSPSSSSSSSSSSSGFAEPLEIRPSPPTSRGGSSRGGTAILLLTGLEQRTGGLTPTRHLAPQADPRPSMSLAVVVGSEASAPPAPPSPAFDPDRFLNSPQRGQTYGGGQGLSPDFPEAEAAHTPCPALEPAAALEPQAARGLPPPPGAGGRRGNRFFIQDDGGGEELKAQGATPPAPSPPPSPPPSPAPLEPAGRGGRGEALFGGAAGASELEPFSLASFPDLMGELISDEAPGAPAPAAQLSPALSTITDFSPEWSYPEGGVKVLITGPWTEAAEHYSCVFDHIAVPASLVQPGVLRCYCPAHEVGLVSLQVAGREGPLSASVLFEYRARRFLSLPSTQLDWLSLDDNQFRMSILERLEQMEKRMADMAAAGQASCRGPDAPPIQDEGQGPGFEARVVVLVESMIPRSTWRGPERLAHGSPFRGMSLLHLAAAQGYARLIETLSQWRSVGTGSLDLEQEADPLNVDHFSCTPLMWACALGHLEAAVLLFRWNRQALSIPDSLGRLPLSVAHSRGHVRLARCLQELQRQEASAEPPLALSPPSSSPDTGLSSVSSPSELSDGTFSVTSAYSSAPDSSPPPAPRPASEIAMQDIVPGQVSSGAPEAPLFLMDCEATNPQGPAPSPPPLPPAPDGGAAPEDTDGPPAVDVIPVDMISLAKQIIEATPERIKREDFSGLPEAGAPMRERTGALGLSETMSWLASYLENVDHFPSSAPPSELPFERGRPAVPPAPSWAEFLSASASGKMESDFALLTLSDHEQRELYEAARVIQTAFRKYKGRRLKEQQEVAAAVIQRCYRKYKQFALYKKMTQAAILIQSKFRSYYEQKRFQQSRRAAVLIQQHYRSYRRRPGPPHRPTGSLPARSKGSFLTKKQDQAARKIMRFLRRCRHRMRELKQNQELEGLPQPGLAT from the exons ATGGG CAcagactccccctccccccggcccttCAGGCCGGGGGTGACCTTGCCCCCTGGAGCCCTCACCATGAATTCCAAGGACACCACCGAGGTTGCCG AGAACAGCCACCACCTGAAGATCTTTCTTCCCAAGAAGCTGCTGGAGTGTCTTCCTCGCTGTCCGCTGCTGCCGCCAGAGCGACTTCGGTGGAATACAAATGAG GAGATCGCATCCTACTTGATCACTTTTGAGAAGCATGATGAGTGGCTGTCCTGTGCCCCAAAGACAAG GCCTCAGAACGGCTCCATCATCCTCTACAACCGCAAGAAGGTGAAGTACCGGAAGGACGGGTACCTGTGGAAGAAGCGGAAGGATGGGAAGACCACGCGAGAGGACCACATGAAGCTGAAGGTCCAGGGTATGGAG AATCCTGACATCGTGCTTGTGCACTACCTGAACGTCCCAGCCCTGGAGGATTGTGGGAAGGGCTGCAGCCCCATCTTTTGTTCCGTCAGCAGCGACCGTCGCGAGTGGCTCAAGTGGTCCCGGGAGGAGCTGCTGGGGCAGCTGAAGCCCATGT TTCATGGCATCAAGTGGAGCTGTGGGAGCGGGACAGAGGAGTTCTCTGTGGAGCAGTTGGTGCAGCAGATCCTGGACAGCCACCCGGCCAAGCCCGCGCCGCGAACCCACGCCTGCCTCTGCAGCGGGGGCCTCG GTTCCGGGAGCCTCACCCACAAGTGCGGGAGCACGAAACACCGCATCATCTCTCCGAAAGTGGAGCCCCGAGCTTTAACGCTgacctctgtcccccacccccacccccctgagcCCCCTCCGCTGATAGCCCCTCTTCCCCCGGAGCTCCCCAAGGCACacacttctccttcctcttcttcctcctcgtcctcctcttcctccgGCTTTGCAGAACCCCTAGAGATCAGACCTAGCCCTCCCACCTCCCGAGGGGGCTCATCCAGAGGAGGCACCGCAATCCTCCTCCTGACGGGACTGGAGCAGCGGACCGGGGGCTTGACGCCCACCAGGCACTTGGCTCCCCAAGCTGATCCTAGGCCTTCCATGAGCTTGGCTGTGGTCGTAGGCTCTGAGGCCTCTGCCCCAccagctcctcccagccctgcctttgACCCGGATCGTTTTCTCAACAGCCCCCAGAGGGGCCAGACATatggaggggggcaggggttAAGCCCAGACTTCCCCGAGGCAGAGGCCGCCcacaccccctgccctgccctggagcCTGCCGCTGCCCTAGAGCCCCAGGCTGCTCGGGGTCTCCCTCCTCCGCCAGGAGcaggtgggagaagaggaaatCGCTTCTTCATCCAAGACGATGGCGGTGGGGAGGAGCTCAAGGCCCAGGGGGCCACTCCCCCCGCACCTTCACCCCCTCCTTCGCCCCCACCCTCACCTGCCCCCCTGGAGCCAGcaggcaggggaggcagaggggaggcctTGTTTGGAGGAGCTGCTGGGGCCAGCGAACTGGAGCCCTTCAGTCTTGCATCATTCCCAGACCTCATGGGAGAGCTCATCAGCGATGAGGCTCCAGGAGCCCCTGCCCCAGCCGCCCAGCTCTCTCCTGCTCTTAGCACCATCACGGACTTCTCCCCAGAGTGGTCCTACCCGGAG GGTGGTGTCAAGGTGCTCATCACAGGTCCCTGGACAGAGGCCGCTGAGCATTACTCCTGTGTCTTCGATCACATCGCCGTGCCAGCCTCGCTTGTCCAGCCTGGGGTCTTACGCTGCTACTGTCCTG CCCATGAGGTGGGGCTGGTGTCTTTGCAGGTGGCGGGGCGGGAGGGGCCCctttctgcctctgtgctcttTGAGTATCGAGCCCGCCGGTTCCTGTCACTGCCTAGTACTCAGCTCGACTGGTTGTCACTGGACG ACAACCAGTTCCGAATGTCCATTCTGGAGCGGCTAGAGCAGATGGAGAAGCGGATGGCGGACATGGCAGCAGCCGGGCAGGCTTCCTGCCGCGGTCCTGACGCACCTCCAATCCAG GACGAAGGCCAGGGGCCCGGCTTTGAGGCACGTGTGGTGGTCTTGGTAGAGAGCATGATCCCACGCTCCACCTGGAGGGGTCCCGAACGTCTGGCGCACGGAAGCCCCTTCCGGGGCATGAGCCTCCTGCACCTGGCCGCTGCCCAGGGCTACGCGCGCCTCATCGAGACCCTGAGCCAGTGGCG GAGCGTGGGGACTGGGAGCTTGGACCTAGAGCAGGAGGCTGACCCGCTCAACGTGGACCACTTCTCTTGCACCCCTCTG ATGTGGGCCTGCGCCCTGGGCCACCTGGAGGCCGCGGTGCTCCTCTTCCGCTGGAACAGGCAGGCGCTGAGCATCCCCGACTCTCTGGGCCGGCTGCCCCTGTCCGTGGCGCACTCCCGGGGTCACGTGCGCCTCGCCCGCTGTCTGCAGGAGCTGCAGAGACAGGAAGCTTCAGCCGAGCCCCCGCTCGCCCTGTcgcccccctcctccagccccgaCACTG GGCTGAGCAGCGTCTCCTCGCCCTCGGAGCTGTCGGACGGCACCTTCTCCGTCACGTCGGCCTACTCCAGTGCCCCAGACAGCAGTCCTCCGCCTGCGCCTCGGCCGGCCTCCGAGATTGCCATGCAGGACATTGTCCCTGGCCAGGTCTCCTCGGGTGCCCCCGAGGCCCCCCTATTCCTCATGGACTGTGAAGCCACCAACCCCCAGGGGCCAGCCCCCTCACCACCTCCTCTCCCACCAGCCCCGGACGGTGGGGCTGCCCCGGAGGACACGGACGGCCCGCCGGCTGTGGACGTGATCCCG GTGGACATGATCTCACTGGCCAAGCAGATCATCGAAGCCACGCCGGAGCGGATTAAACGAGAGGACTTCTCGGGGCTGCCCGAGGCCGGAGCGCCCATGAGGGAGCGGACAGGGGCCCTGGGGCTCAGCGAGACCATGTCGTGGCTGGCCAGCTACCTGGAGAATGTGGACCATTTCCCCAGCTCAGCCCCTCCCAG CGAACTGCCCTTTGAGCGTGGGCGCCCGGCCGTCCCTCCAGCACCCTCCTGGGCAGAGTTTCTGTCTGCCTCCGCCAGCGGCAAGATGGAGAGTGACTTCGCCCTGCTGACGCTGTCGGATCACGAGCAGCGGGAACTGTACGAGGCGGCTCGCGTCATCCAGACAGCCTTCCGAAAGTACAAG GGCCGGAGGCTGAAGGAGCAGCAGGAGGTGGCTGCGGCCGTGATCCAGCGCTGCTACCGGAAGTACAAGCAG TTTGCACTCTATAAGAAGATGACCCAGGCGGCCATCCTGATCCAGAGCAAGTTCCGAAGCTACTATGAACAGAAGCGGTTTCAGCAGAGCCGCCGGGCGGCTGTACTCATCCAGCAGCACTACCGCTCCTACCGCCGCCGGCCGGGGCCTCCCCACCGGCCCACGGGCAGCCTGCCCGCCCGCAGCAA AGGCTCCTTTCTCACCAAGAAGCAGGACCAGGCAGCCCGGAAGATCATGAGATTCCTGCGGCGCTGCAGACACAG gatgagggaactgaagcagAACCAGGAGCTGGAAGGGCTCCCCCAGCCCGGACTGGCCACCTGA